The Dictyoglomus sp. sequence AACTCAACAGGTTCTGTACATATAAAGCTACAAGGGGATGAAGAAATTATAGAATTGTTTATGCAAAAAATTCTTAGAGATCATCCACCTCTTTCCAAAATAGAAAAAATAGAAAAAGAAGAAATCCTTTCAGAAGAAAAATACGAAGATTTTGAAATAATAGAAAGTAGAGAAGAACAAGGTTTTAATTTTATCTCTCCTGATATAGCTATATGCAATGATTGTCTTTATGAAATGTACAATCCAGAAGATAGAAGATACAAGTATCCTTTTATCAATTGTACAAATTGTGGACCAAGATACACTATTATAGAAGATCTTCCTTACGACAGAGAAAAAACCACCATGAAAATCTTTAAAATGTGTCAAGAATGTGATAAAGAATATCATGATCCCCTAACAAGAAGATTTCATGCTCAACCCATAAGCTGTTATAATTGTGGTCCCTCTCTATGGATCTATGAAGAAAAGACCGAGGATCCTCAAAATATCTTTATAAAAATATCTGAATATTTAAGAGAAGGAAAAATTCTTGCTATTAAAGGTATTGGCGGATTCCATCTTGCCTGTGACGCTACAAATAATAACTCTGTGAAAACTTTAAGGCTTAGAAAAAAAAGACCATCAAAACCCTTTGCTCTCATGATGAGAGACTTAGATATGATAAAGAAATATTGCTATGTAAGGGAACAGGAAGAAAAAGTATTAATCTCTAAAGAAAGACCTATTGTATTACTTCTAATAAAGGATCTTGGAGATATTTCTCCCCTTGTGGCTCCAAGAAATGAATATCTAGGAGTTATGCTTCCTTATGCTCCTTATCATTATCTTATTTTTGACTATTTTAATAGACCCTTAGTAATGACTAGTGGAAATATTACTGACGAGCCTATAATCAAAGACAATGAAGAGGCAATAAAAAAGTTAAAAAATATTGCAGACATATTTATATTTCATAACCGAAATATAGCAAGAAGAATTGATGATAGTGTAGTATTTTTTGAAAAGGATGGACTCCAAATAATAAGAAGAGCAAGAGGATATGCTCCTGATCCTATAAAAATACCTATCACTATAAAGCCCATTCTTGCCTTAGGAGGAGAATTAAAAAGCACCTTTGCTCTCGGAAAAGAAAACTATGTATTTGTAAGTCCTCACATAGGAGACTTGAAGGATAAGGACACTCTTGAAGTATATGAAGAAACAATTAGAGAATTTATAAGACTTTTTAGAATTGAACCTGAAATTCTTGTACATGATCTGCATCCTCAATATCTTTCTACCGACTTTGCAGAAAAATTTAAAAAATATTTAGAAGTAAAATCTATTCAGCATCATAAAGCCCATTTCTTCTCACTCATCTTAGATAGAGAAATAAAAGATGAAATTATCTGCTTTTCCTTTGATGGAACAGGATATGGAGAAGACGGAAAAATTTGGGGAGGAGAGGTCTTTATAGGAAATATAGAGGAAGTGAAAAGAATAGGTCACTTTAAATATTTTCCAATAGCAGGGGGAGATTATGCTATAGAAAATCCTCAGAAAATTGCTCTTTCTTATCTTTTAAAATACTTTCCTGAAGAAGTGGAAAAGATATTTCCCTATATAAATTCTTTTGAAATAGAAATTACCAAAAAAATGATAGAAAAAGAAGAGAATATATTTTACACATCTTCCTGTGGAAGAATTTTTGATCTTGTCTCTGCTTTACTCAAAGTAAGAGAACATATTGATTATGAAGGACAAGCAGCCATAGAACTTGAAATGCTTGCTATGAAAAGTAGAGAAACAAAGCACTATTCCTTTGAAATAATTAAAGAAAAGGAAAAATTTGTCATTGATGTAAAACCAACTATTGCGCAAATTATTGAGGAATTAAGGATTACTGATAAAAAGGATATAGGTAAAAAATTCCACAATACCATATCTCAGATAATTTTGTCTCTTTCTGAAATTTTAAGAGAAGAGTTCAAAATAAATAAAATCGGGTTTTCAGGAGGAGTTTTCCAAAATCGATTATTACTAAGAACAGTTGTAACATTACTAGAAGAAAAGGGTTTCCAAATTTTTACTCATAAAAAGGTGCCAACAAATGATGCTGGAATATCTCTTGGTCAGGTTATTTTAGGAAGATTAATAGAAAATAATTAAAAAATTATCTCTCTAAGTTTAAGCTTAGTATTCCTCCTATTAGCACAAATAAAGACATTAAAATAAAGCTTATAAAATAACTCCCACTTACATCCTTAGCATAGCCAATTAAATATGGAGAGATCAAAGTGCTAAAATTTACAAAAATATTTAATATAGAATATCCCATGCCTAAATTCTTAGTAAATTTTGGCAAAAGATAAAATACTGTAGGAGGGACTAAAACAGCAGAAATTCCAGAAAGAATTACTATAAAAGGAGAACTT is a genomic window containing:
- the hypF gene encoding carbamoyltransferase HypF — protein: MNKTYRIKIYGIVQGVGFRPFIYKLAKDLNLKGYIFNSTGSVHIKLQGDEEIIELFMQKILRDHPPLSKIEKIEKEEILSEEKYEDFEIIESREEQGFNFISPDIAICNDCLYEMYNPEDRRYKYPFINCTNCGPRYTIIEDLPYDREKTTMKIFKMCQECDKEYHDPLTRRFHAQPISCYNCGPSLWIYEEKTEDPQNIFIKISEYLREGKILAIKGIGGFHLACDATNNNSVKTLRLRKKRPSKPFALMMRDLDMIKKYCYVREQEEKVLISKERPIVLLLIKDLGDISPLVAPRNEYLGVMLPYAPYHYLIFDYFNRPLVMTSGNITDEPIIKDNEEAIKKLKNIADIFIFHNRNIARRIDDSVVFFEKDGLQIIRRARGYAPDPIKIPITIKPILALGGELKSTFALGKENYVFVSPHIGDLKDKDTLEVYEETIREFIRLFRIEPEILVHDLHPQYLSTDFAEKFKKYLEVKSIQHHKAHFFSLILDREIKDEIICFSFDGTGYGEDGKIWGGEVFIGNIEEVKRIGHFKYFPIAGGDYAIENPQKIALSYLLKYFPEEVEKIFPYINSFEIEITKKMIEKEENIFYTSSCGRIFDLVSALLKVREHIDYEGQAAIELEMLAMKSRETKHYSFEIIKEKEKFVIDVKPTIAQIIEELRITDKKDIGKKFHNTISQIILSLSEILREEFKINKIGFSGGVFQNRLLLRTVVTLLEEKGFQIFTHKKVPTNDAGISLGQVILGRLIENN